One Brumimicrobium sp. DNA window includes the following coding sequences:
- the cysD gene encoding sulfate adenylyltransferase subunit CysD: MNNIVKNNPLEDEAIYIIREVAAQFENPAILFSGGKDSITLVHLAKKAFYPAKIPFPLLHVDTGHNFPETIEFRDNLVKELGLDLRVAYVQDNIDAGIVKEESGRYASRNGLQIETLLNAIEKNKFDACIGGARRDEEKARAKERIFSVRDDFGGWDEKNQRPEVFDMLNGKIDFGHNVRVFPISNWTELDVWSYIQSENIPLPSIYFAHKRKVFMRDNLIWSVDDNIVFREAEEEILEKTVRFRTVGDMSCTAAVESDAFTIDQVVDEIRNSNISERGARIDDKRSEAAMEKRKQQGYF, encoded by the coding sequence ATGAACAACATTGTAAAAAATAATCCATTAGAAGACGAAGCAATTTACATCATACGTGAAGTAGCTGCTCAGTTTGAAAACCCTGCTATTTTGTTTTCAGGAGGTAAAGATTCTATCACGTTGGTACATCTAGCAAAAAAAGCTTTTTATCCGGCTAAGATTCCCTTTCCTTTATTGCATGTGGATACAGGACATAACTTTCCTGAAACAATTGAATTTAGAGATAATTTAGTAAAGGAACTAGGTCTTGATTTACGTGTTGCGTATGTGCAAGATAATATTGATGCAGGAATCGTAAAGGAGGAGTCAGGGAGATATGCAAGTAGAAATGGATTACAAATCGAAACGCTATTAAACGCTATAGAGAAGAATAAATTTGATGCTTGTATAGGTGGGGCAAGAAGAGATGAAGAAAAGGCTAGGGCCAAAGAACGTATATTCTCAGTTCGAGACGACTTTGGAGGTTGGGATGAAAAAAATCAACGCCCTGAAGTATTCGATATGCTCAATGGAAAGATTGATTTTGGACATAATGTGCGTGTTTTCCCTATTTCAAACTGGACGGAATTAGATGTGTGGAGTTATATCCAATCTGAAAATATTCCACTCCCTTCTATCTACTTTGCTCATAAGAGGAAGGTGTTTATGAGAGATAATCTCATTTGGTCAGTAGATGATAATATCGTATTCAGAGAGGCGGAAGAAGAAATATTGGAAAAAACCGTACGCTTTAGAACGGTAGGAGATATGAGTTGTACTGCTGCTGTTGAATCAGATGCTTTTACTATTGATCAGGTAGTAGATGAGATTCGAAATTCTAATATTTCCGAAAGAGGCGCTCGAATAGATGATAAACGTTCTGAGGCCGCTATGGAAAAAAGAAAGCAACAAGGTTATTTTTAA
- a CDS encoding GTP-binding protein, giving the protein MIEQKNKVLRISTAGSVDDGKSTLIGRMLYDTNSLKADKLEAMRRSSEQKGSDTLDFSLATDGLVAEREQGITIDVAHIYFSTANRSYIIADTPGHIEYTRNMVTGTSTSDVSIILIDARNGVIEQTKRHFFINSLLRTRKIIVAINKMDLVDYNEERFTNIVQDFNKLVAHSSYKEQAIIFIPISAKFGDNITEKSSNFPWYKGETLMQVLENIQIDETEDHAAARFQIQTVIRPQTDEFHDYRGYAGKLKGGEMSVGDEVVVLPSGTNSKIKSIDFYDKHYQTASRGSSITLTLEDDINVSRGDLIVKVNELPQEAKELKAIICWMDKEPLISAGNYLLQHGVKIVKSKIASIDSKLDETFTSQETNVNELKLNDLGLVTIKLAQSLNFDAYIDNKENGSFILIDTRSNTTAGVGFIQ; this is encoded by the coding sequence ATGATTGAGCAAAAAAATAAAGTATTACGAATCAGTACTGCAGGGAGTGTTGATGATGGAAAATCTACCTTAATTGGAAGAATGTTATATGATACAAACTCATTGAAAGCTGATAAATTAGAGGCAATGCGCCGTAGTAGTGAGCAAAAGGGGAGTGATACACTTGATTTTTCTCTCGCAACAGATGGGTTAGTAGCAGAAAGAGAGCAGGGTATTACCATTGATGTGGCACATATTTATTTTTCTACTGCAAATCGTTCTTATATTATTGCTGATACTCCGGGGCATATCGAATATACTCGAAATATGGTTACGGGAACATCCACATCAGATGTATCAATCATTCTAATTGATGCTAGAAACGGTGTTATAGAACAAACTAAACGACATTTCTTTATCAATAGCCTATTGCGCACTAGGAAGATAATTGTAGCTATCAATAAGATGGATTTGGTAGATTATAATGAAGAAAGGTTTACTAACATTGTTCAAGATTTTAATAAATTAGTTGCTCATTCAAGTTATAAAGAACAAGCTATCATCTTTATTCCTATTAGTGCTAAGTTTGGAGATAATATTACAGAAAAGTCTAGTAATTTTCCTTGGTATAAAGGAGAAACATTAATGCAAGTACTAGAAAATATCCAAATAGATGAAACGGAAGACCATGCTGCTGCTCGCTTCCAAATACAAACGGTGATTCGCCCGCAAACAGATGAATTTCATGATTATCGTGGATATGCTGGGAAATTAAAAGGCGGTGAGATGAGTGTCGGGGATGAGGTGGTTGTGCTACCTTCTGGCACAAACTCAAAAATTAAATCTATTGATTTTTATGATAAACACTATCAGACAGCAAGCCGAGGATCTTCTATTACACTAACTTTGGAGGATGATATCAATGTATCCCGAGGAGATTTAATTGTAAAAGTAAATGAACTGCCACAAGAGGCTAAAGAACTTAAAGCAATTATTTGCTGGATGGATAAAGAACCTCTTATATCAGCAGGAAATTACCTTCTTCAACACGGTGTGAAAATTGTGAAATCTAAGATAGCTTCTATAGATTCAAAATTAGATGAAACATTTACATCTCAAGAAACTAATGTCAATGAATTAAAATTGAATGACCTAGGATTAGTTACAATTAAATTAGCCCAGTCGCTTAATTTTGACGCCTATATTGATAATAAGGAAAATGGTTCTTTTATTTTAAT
- a CDS encoding phosphoadenosine phosphosulfate reductase family protein: MDIQQINKELTGKSPEEVVKWAIAQAKNPVITTNFRPYESAILHLVCSIAPDIKVIWCDTGYNTPATYRHAKQLIDTLKLNIQLYVPQQTTGWRDVVLGIPEVDTPAHKIFSEEVKLEPFRRAMAEHQPDFWFTNLREGQTAFRDSIDLVSLGNDGVIKVSPFYHFSDKDLDVYLKEHQLPNEMNYYDPTKALANRECGIHG; this comes from the coding sequence ATGGATATTCAACAGATAAATAAAGAATTAACAGGGAAAAGTCCTGAGGAAGTTGTTAAATGGGCGATAGCTCAAGCAAAAAACCCTGTAATTACAACTAATTTTCGCCCTTATGAGAGCGCAATTTTACATTTAGTATGTTCAATAGCTCCAGATATTAAAGTAATTTGGTGTGATACAGGGTATAATACACCTGCCACGTATCGTCATGCAAAGCAATTGATAGATACACTCAAACTTAATATTCAATTATATGTTCCTCAGCAAACAACAGGATGGAGGGATGTGGTGTTAGGAATACCCGAAGTGGATACCCCGGCACATAAAATATTTAGCGAAGAGGTTAAGTTGGAACCATTCCGAAGAGCAATGGCTGAGCATCAACCCGACTTTTGGTTTACCAATTTACGTGAAGGACAAACTGCTTTTAGAGATAGCATAGATTTGGTGTCTTTAGGAAATGATGGAGTTATAAAAGTGAGTCCATTTTATCATTTCTCAGATAAAGATTTAGATGTCTATTTGAAAGAGCATCAACTTCCAAATGAAATGAATTACTATGATCCTACCAAAGCATTGGCAAATAGAGAGTGTGGAATTCATGGGTAA
- a CDS encoding DUF2061 domain-containing protein, which produces MILDQIINKPKTKVKSKSDAPIRSFVKALSWRVLGTLDTIIISWIISGNFTIAFSIGSFELITKTFLYYFHERLWNNIKWGKADC; this is translated from the coding sequence ATGATTTTAGATCAAATAATAAATAAACCCAAAACCAAAGTAAAATCTAAGAGTGATGCACCTATCCGCAGTTTTGTAAAGGCTTTATCTTGGAGGGTGTTAGGAACGTTAGATACAATTATTATTTCTTGGATAATTTCGGGAAATTTTACAATTGCTTTCTCCATAGGCTCTTTTGAATTAATCACTAAAACATTTCTTTATTATTTCCATGAACGACTTTGGAATAATATCAAATGGGGGAAAGCAGATTGCTAA
- a CDS encoding Rrf2 family transcriptional regulator — protein sequence MLSKKTKYGIKALTYICKQQSEHPISILEISEAEIIPRKFLEAILLDLKKGKILGSRKGKTGGYYLLRNASEIYMSEVIRLLNGPIAMVPCVSLNFYEKCDDCPYEEGCGVNRLMLEVRDSALKILEGKSLAQLCMEINSNYLSVD from the coding sequence ATGCTCTCAAAGAAGACGAAATATGGAATTAAAGCACTCACTTATATCTGTAAACAGCAAAGTGAGCATCCTATCTCTATCTTAGAGATTTCGGAAGCAGAAATTATACCCAGAAAATTTCTTGAAGCAATATTGTTAGATCTTAAAAAAGGAAAGATCCTTGGCTCAAGGAAAGGAAAAACAGGAGGATATTACCTGTTGCGCAATGCCTCGGAAATCTATATGAGTGAAGTGATTCGACTTTTAAATGGACCTATTGCTATGGTTCCTTGTGTAAGCTTAAATTTTTACGAGAAGTGCGATGATTGTCCGTATGAAGAAGGTTGCGGTGTTAATAGATTAATGCTGGAAGTAAGAGACAGCGCACTTAAAATATTAGAAGGAAAGAGTCTGGCTCAACTTTGTATGGAAATAAATTCCAATTATTTATCTGTTGATTAA